One Halobacterium sp. DL1 DNA window includes the following coding sequences:
- a CDS encoding phenylacetate-CoA oxygenase — protein MDIETVKQRAGPREFSPADDLPREYREAATRMIQFHANSEVMGGYLDKAFTRMAPSIDRKLACTAKCQDEIGHAQLLYRAAETLGVKSREQMLTELEEGDGKFLNCFHYPVDSWYEAPMIDFFVDGGAMRRQATLKNTSWEPYAHAMDKVCFEEGFHVKHGEDILRELMRSSKANQERTQEVFDEWWPRILQFFGPTNDESRHDDFAQQVGLKTVSNDELRNSFLNMYVPKAEKYGLEIPEYPRIFERDDGTMAVREDDLDWDEFWTIAKNDYEGSHEQIGSRRRRHEAVAWVRDSMDEWETGAAGSPQAAD, from the coding sequence ATGGACATCGAGACCGTCAAACAGCGTGCCGGCCCCCGGGAGTTCAGCCCGGCGGACGACCTGCCCCGGGAGTACCGGGAGGCCGCTACGCGCATGATTCAGTTCCACGCCAACAGCGAGGTGATGGGTGGCTACCTCGACAAGGCGTTCACACGAATGGCGCCCTCGATCGACCGCAAACTCGCCTGCACCGCGAAGTGCCAGGACGAGATCGGGCACGCCCAGTTGCTCTACCGGGCCGCCGAGACCCTCGGTGTGAAGTCCCGCGAGCAGATGCTCACCGAACTCGAAGAGGGCGACGGGAAGTTCCTCAACTGCTTCCACTACCCAGTGGACAGCTGGTACGAGGCGCCGATGATCGACTTCTTCGTCGACGGCGGGGCGATGCGACGGCAGGCGACATTGAAGAACACGTCCTGGGAGCCGTACGCCCACGCGATGGACAAGGTCTGCTTCGAGGAGGGATTCCACGTCAAGCACGGCGAGGACATCCTCCGCGAACTGATGCGCTCCTCGAAGGCGAACCAGGAGCGCACACAGGAGGTGTTCGACGAGTGGTGGCCGCGCATCCTCCAGTTCTTCGGCCCGACGAACGACGAGTCTCGCCACGACGACTTCGCCCAGCAGGTCGGCCTGAAGACGGTCTCGAACGACGAACTCCGCAACTCGTTCCTCAACATGTACGTGCCGAAGGCCGAGAAGTATGGCCTCGAGATTCCGGAGTATCCGCGCATCTTCGAGCGCGACGACGGCACGATGGCAGTCCGGGAAGACGACCTCGACTGGGACGAGTTCTGGACCATCGCGAAGAACGACTACGAGGGGAGCCACGAACAGATCGGCAGCCGGCGGCGGCGTCACGAGGCCGTCGCGTGGGTGCGCGATTCGATGGACGAGTGGGAGACCGGCGCTGCGGGGAGCCCGCAGGCCGCCGACTGA
- a CDS encoding phenylacetic acid degradation protein PaaB — translation MIWEVFRQEKTGDRHTHCGNVHAPDREMALMFAQIQHGRRMQTHSLWVAPKDEIAEVDADEAEFGGTTDKAYRWAMTYNNIDASFAEEVAESEAEQEEAAQKRGDV, via the coding sequence ATGATCTGGGAAGTGTTCCGCCAGGAGAAGACGGGCGACCGCCACACGCACTGCGGGAACGTCCACGCGCCGGACCGCGAGATGGCGCTCATGTTCGCGCAGATCCAGCACGGCCGGCGGATGCAGACGCACTCGCTGTGGGTCGCGCCGAAGGACGAAATCGCGGAGGTCGACGCCGACGAGGCGGAGTTCGGCGGCACGACGGACAAGGCCTACCGCTGGGCCATGACGTACAACAACATCGACGCGAGCTTCGCCGAGGAGGTCGCCGAGAGCGAGGCCGAGCAGGAGGAGGCCGCCCAGAAGCGGGGTGACGTCTGA
- a CDS encoding phenylacetic acid degradation protein PaaC, producing the protein MPGDSPDSDLSPEEAQLLRLADDEFVLAERYTEWQIYAPTVESDLALANIAQDEFGHARLWYDLIQEEFGYEESELVWERAPDDFRHSTLVELETPEGDWADTVVRGYLYDVAERLRLDALADSSYEPIADRVPKVQGEESYHREHAQSWLDRLTGSGESHDRVQAAVNRLFPYALTLFSDTEHEAEILDAGVRTRPLSDLRSDWLDEVVSYLESLDIAVPHPADTERPDAVGRDGTHTADWDALHEEFTATYHELGFDEPATLRGENA; encoded by the coding sequence ATGCCGGGCGACTCGCCAGACAGCGACCTGTCACCCGAGGAGGCCCAGCTGCTCCGGCTTGCCGACGACGAGTTCGTGCTCGCCGAGCGGTACACGGAGTGGCAGATCTACGCGCCGACCGTGGAGTCCGACCTCGCGCTCGCGAACATCGCGCAGGACGAGTTCGGCCACGCGCGCCTCTGGTACGACCTGATCCAGGAGGAGTTCGGCTACGAAGAGTCGGAGCTCGTCTGGGAGCGAGCGCCCGACGACTTCCGACACAGCACGCTAGTCGAACTCGAAACGCCCGAGGGGGATTGGGCGGACACGGTCGTCCGCGGCTACCTCTACGACGTTGCCGAGCGCCTGCGACTGGACGCGCTCGCCGACTCCTCGTACGAACCTATCGCCGACCGCGTGCCGAAGGTCCAGGGCGAGGAGTCCTACCACCGCGAGCACGCCCAGTCGTGGCTCGACCGCCTGACCGGCAGCGGGGAGTCCCACGACCGCGTGCAGGCCGCCGTGAACCGCCTGTTCCCCTACGCGCTGACGCTGTTCAGCGATACCGAACACGAGGCCGAGATTCTCGACGCTGGCGTCAGAACCCGTCCGCTGTCGGACCTGCGTTCGGACTGGCTGGACGAGGTCGTGTCGTACCTCGAGTCACTCGATATCGCGGTTCCCCACCCCGCCGACACCGAGCGACCGGACGCCGTCGGCCGGGACGGCACGCACACCGCGGACTGGGACGCGCTCCACGAGGAGTTCACCGCGACGTACCACGAACTCGGCTTCGACGAACCGGCGACGCTCCGGGGTGAGAACGCGTGA
- a CDS encoding Ethyl tert-butyl ether degradation EthD, with translation MVKMVQLLVRRDDYSHEEFVERWRGEHAELAESLPNLQKYTTAVPNDPERSSHDGVVELYFEDMAALTAAFDSETGREVQADAAEFADMEAGETLYVEERVEFEA, from the coding sequence ATGGTGAAGATGGTCCAGTTGCTCGTCCGGCGCGACGACTACTCTCACGAGGAGTTCGTCGAGCGCTGGCGAGGCGAGCACGCCGAACTCGCCGAGTCGCTGCCGAACCTCCAGAAGTACACGACCGCCGTGCCGAACGACCCGGAGCGGTCGAGCCACGACGGCGTCGTCGAACTGTACTTCGAAGACATGGCGGCGCTGACGGCGGCGTTCGACTCGGAGACGGGACGAGAAGTACAGGCCGACGCCGCAGAGTTCGCGGACATGGAGGCCGGAGAGACGCTGTACGTCGAGGAGCGCGTCGAGTTCGAGGCCTAG
- a CDS encoding exonuclease, with protein MRVENSFLPAPGVGETTERRLWEHGVTHWDEFEGDGPGVGDATAENIYSFIEEAQAALDAGDTRYFADAFPNNALWRLYENVADDVAFFDIETTGLDKRASYVTTVSVHHGGETTTLVRGDDLTSDNLADLLDASLLVSFNGKRFDAPFLEHNFDCSLDAPHLDLMYLCKRLDLDGGLKQVERDLGIDRGGMDVDGREAVRLWHRYESGDEAALDRLVEYNRYDTQNLATLLDTVTGRLHDHVFEPHC; from the coding sequence ATGCGCGTCGAGAACTCCTTCCTCCCCGCGCCCGGCGTCGGGGAGACCACCGAACGCCGACTCTGGGAGCACGGCGTCACCCACTGGGACGAGTTCGAGGGTGACGGTCCGGGCGTCGGCGACGCCACCGCCGAGAACATCTACAGCTTCATCGAGGAGGCACAGGCCGCCCTCGACGCGGGCGACACCCGCTACTTCGCCGACGCCTTCCCGAACAACGCTCTCTGGCGCCTCTACGAGAACGTCGCCGACGACGTGGCGTTCTTCGACATCGAGACAACGGGCCTCGACAAGCGCGCGAGCTACGTGACGACGGTGAGCGTCCACCACGGCGGGGAGACGACGACGCTCGTGCGCGGCGACGACCTCACAAGCGACAACCTCGCGGACCTCCTGGACGCCTCGCTGCTCGTCTCGTTCAACGGCAAGCGCTTCGACGCCCCGTTCCTCGAGCACAACTTCGACTGCTCGCTCGACGCCCCTCACCTCGACCTCATGTACCTCTGCAAGCGCCTGGACCTCGACGGCGGCCTCAAGCAGGTCGAGCGCGACCTGGGCATCGACCGCGGCGGCATGGACGTCGACGGCCGCGAGGCTGTGCGCCTCTGGCACCGCTACGAGTCCGGCGACGAGGCCGCCCTCGACCGCCTCGTCGAGTACAACCGCTACGACACCCAGAACCTCGCGACGCTGCTGGACACGGTCACCGGCCGCCTCCACGACCACGTCTTCGAACCGCACTGCTGA
- a CDS encoding histidine kinase, producing the protein MSDSSGVTGELDRGRRVLAEFAGLLYDDADFFAGVLDAEGRLWYANDAALSLVDAGEQAVYGTPFWETPWVTHDPAAREVVRAGVTAALEGDRQRFTTTHPGAGRTDRDVEMDARPLWETPDPVDASETDGVFAVVVTGHDVTERTNLAAAQQANLEALEGLYETAANSELTFEERVRALLQVGKDRLGLGEAFYTKIDGGVQMVKTSIAEHPLLQEGEQADLADSYCKRTISSEETVAMNDVGESAFGEDSAFDLYGLECYLGAKLEVGNAVHGTICFADTEPRGQPIQETERAFVKLLAEWLNHELAHQRNRESLERQNERLDEFADVVTHDLRSPLNVASGHLDLASSKAGADSEAAEHLEQAAGALDRMDELVAEVRSLAKQGEVVGDFEPVSLSAVAREAAETALPEAATLELDVGAGDELLADPERLRTVFENLYANAANHGGPDVGVTVESLDPQSGGGEAGFLVADDGPGFEQDDPSVVFEEGRTSRPAGTGYGLSIVSAIADAHGWSVRAEESDSGGACVEFRAVEFSPDVD; encoded by the coding sequence ATGAGTGATTCGAGCGGGGTGACCGGCGAACTCGACCGGGGGCGACGCGTTCTCGCGGAGTTCGCCGGGCTGCTGTACGACGACGCGGACTTCTTCGCGGGCGTCCTCGACGCGGAGGGACGGCTGTGGTACGCCAACGACGCGGCGCTGTCGCTGGTCGACGCGGGCGAACAGGCGGTGTACGGGACGCCGTTCTGGGAGACGCCGTGGGTGACCCACGACCCCGCGGCCCGGGAGGTCGTGCGGGCCGGAGTCACCGCGGCGCTGGAGGGCGACCGCCAGCGGTTCACGACCACCCACCCGGGTGCGGGTAGGACGGACCGGGACGTCGAGATGGACGCCAGGCCGCTGTGGGAAACGCCCGACCCCGTCGACGCCTCGGAGACCGACGGTGTATTCGCCGTCGTCGTGACCGGCCACGACGTGACCGAGCGGACGAATCTCGCGGCCGCCCAGCAGGCGAACCTCGAGGCGCTGGAGGGGCTGTACGAGACGGCGGCGAACTCCGAGTTGACGTTCGAGGAGCGCGTGCGAGCACTGTTGCAGGTCGGCAAGGACCGTCTCGGACTCGGTGAGGCGTTCTACACGAAGATCGACGGCGGCGTCCAGATGGTGAAGACGTCCATCGCCGAGCACCCGCTGCTCCAGGAGGGCGAGCAGGCGGACCTCGCGGACAGCTACTGCAAGCGCACCATCTCCTCGGAGGAGACGGTGGCGATGAACGACGTCGGGGAGTCTGCGTTCGGCGAGGACTCGGCGTTCGACCTCTACGGCCTGGAGTGTTACCTGGGCGCGAAACTCGAGGTCGGGAACGCCGTCCACGGCACCATCTGCTTCGCGGACACGGAGCCACGAGGCCAGCCCATCCAGGAGACCGAGCGCGCGTTCGTGAAACTGCTGGCGGAGTGGCTGAACCACGAACTCGCCCACCAGCGCAACAGAGAGAGCCTCGAACGGCAGAACGAGCGCCTCGACGAGTTCGCGGACGTCGTCACCCACGACCTCCGGTCGCCGCTGAACGTGGCGTCCGGCCACCTCGACCTCGCCTCCTCGAAGGCCGGAGCCGACAGCGAGGCCGCCGAACACCTGGAGCAGGCCGCCGGGGCGCTCGACCGGATGGACGAACTGGTCGCCGAGGTGCGGTCGCTCGCGAAACAGGGCGAGGTGGTCGGGGACTTCGAGCCCGTATCGCTGTCGGCGGTCGCGCGGGAGGCCGCGGAGACGGCGCTCCCCGAGGCGGCAACGCTCGAACTCGACGTCGGCGCCGGGGACGAACTGCTGGCGGACCCGGAGCGCCTCCGGACGGTGTTCGAGAACCTCTACGCGAACGCCGCGAACCACGGAGGTCCCGACGTCGGGGTGACCGTCGAGAGCCTCGACCCCCAGTCTGGCGGCGGCGAGGCGGGGTTCCTCGTCGCGGACGACGGGCCGGGGTTCGAGCAGGACGATCCGTCGGTCGTCTTCGAGGAGGGGCGTACCAGCCGACCGGCGGGTACCGGGTACGGGTTGAGCATCGTGTCGGCCATCGCAGACGCCCACGGTTGGTCGGTGCGGGCCGAGGAGAGCGATTCGGGCGGCGCGTGCGTCGAGTTCAGGGCCGTGGAGTTCTCGCCGGACGTCGACTGA
- a CDS encoding halocyanin has translation MERREFGYLAALAVLPGCSSTAGDGTSEGEQGGDGGATVESGDVPGLGEDGIENVDAFLDAQRAAAEERSHAVSLTETAADTFEDGFKALELRAKYDPSTGRLHLRQWARYPDGDRSQQTEVYSDGSKAGERSILGEDDSRLERLSSSAARDRYTGFRESVRSLLAAVEYGPMEDVTADAGASYRLPITGVRDVGDESRVQDVGSGHLLLSGAGLVRAVELDALVYGANRERESNLAFEVTGVGETSVSEPDWFGDVPETTTTDGGGEGGGGEGGDGGDGDSGTVETTETTTTTEQTPVQTIEGTDYDTKVVVGPDEELVFDPEVLRIEPGTTVRWVWESDSHNIKPEDQPAEGDWNGFTEIANAGAEYQYTFEVEGVYEYICQPHAALGMKAEIVVES, from the coding sequence ATGGAGCGACGAGAGTTCGGGTATCTGGCAGCGCTGGCGGTGCTCCCGGGTTGTTCGAGCACGGCCGGTGACGGAACCTCGGAGGGGGAACAGGGCGGCGACGGCGGGGCAACGGTGGAGAGCGGCGACGTGCCTGGTCTCGGTGAGGACGGTATCGAGAACGTCGACGCGTTCCTCGACGCCCAGCGAGCGGCCGCCGAGGAGCGGTCCCACGCAGTTTCGTTGACGGAGACCGCAGCGGACACGTTCGAGGACGGGTTCAAGGCGCTCGAACTCCGGGCGAAGTACGACCCGTCAACGGGCCGGTTACATCTCAGGCAGTGGGCGCGCTACCCCGATGGCGACCGGAGCCAACAGACCGAGGTGTACTCCGACGGCTCCAAAGCCGGCGAACGCAGTATCCTCGGGGAAGACGACAGTCGTCTCGAGCGGCTCTCCTCGTCCGCGGCGCGGGACCGCTACACTGGCTTCCGCGAGAGCGTCAGGAGCCTGCTGGCGGCAGTGGAGTACGGACCCATGGAGGACGTTACGGCAGACGCCGGCGCGAGCTACCGACTCCCCATCACGGGCGTCCGCGACGTCGGCGACGAGAGCCGCGTCCAGGACGTGGGGTCTGGACACCTCCTGCTCAGCGGGGCGGGGCTCGTTCGGGCCGTCGAGCTCGACGCCCTCGTCTACGGGGCCAATCGCGAGCGCGAATCGAACCTGGCGTTCGAGGTGACGGGGGTCGGCGAGACGTCCGTGAGCGAACCGGACTGGTTCGGAGACGTCCCCGAGACGACGACGACAGACGGGGGTGGCGAGGGCGGGGGTGGCGAGGGCGGAGACGGCGGCGACGGAGACAGTGGCACCGTTGAAACCACCGAGACGACGACAACCACCGAGCAGACTCCCGTCCAGACCATCGAGGGGACAGACTACGACACTAAGGTAGTGGTCGGACCGGATGAGGAGCTCGTGTTCGACCCAGAGGTGCTACGTATCGAACCCGGGACGACCGTCCGGTGGGTGTGGGAGTCGGACAGCCACAACATCAAACCGGAGGACCAGCCAGCGGAAGGAGATTGGAACGGGTTCACGGAGATAGCCAACGCCGGCGCGGAGTACCAGTACACGTTCGAGGTGGAGGGGGTCTACGAGTACATCTGTCAACCCCACGCCGCATTGGGAATGAAGGCCGAGATCGTCGTCGAGTCGTAG
- a CDS encoding phosphoglycolate phosphatase: MVAPLAVDIDGTLSREDRSIDSRVMDVLREWDAPVVIATGKALPYPIALCQFVGVEQRVVAENGGVAFANDELFYFGDREGADAVAREFVEAGYDLGWGDSDVVNRWRETELAVSREQPLDVLTEIATKHGMGVVDSEFAYHVKEPTVSKGDALLTVAEELGYEATDFVAVGDSANDVELFEASGRAYAVANAAEEAKAAADVVVEASYADGFLEAVELVLDRDA; the protein is encoded by the coding sequence ATGGTCGCGCCGCTCGCCGTCGACATCGACGGCACGCTGAGTCGCGAGGACCGCTCCATCGACAGCCGCGTGATGGACGTGCTCCGGGAGTGGGACGCGCCGGTCGTCATCGCGACGGGGAAGGCGCTGCCGTACCCCATCGCGCTCTGCCAGTTCGTCGGCGTCGAGCAGCGCGTCGTCGCGGAGAACGGCGGCGTCGCGTTCGCCAACGACGAACTGTTCTACTTCGGTGACCGGGAGGGCGCGGACGCCGTCGCCCGGGAGTTCGTCGAGGCGGGCTACGACCTCGGCTGGGGCGACTCCGACGTGGTGAACCGCTGGCGTGAGACGGAACTCGCGGTGAGCCGCGAACAGCCACTGGACGTGCTCACGGAGATCGCAACGAAGCACGGCATGGGCGTCGTCGACTCGGAGTTCGCTTACCACGTCAAGGAACCGACGGTGAGCAAGGGCGACGCGCTCCTGACGGTCGCGGAAGAACTCGGCTACGAGGCCACCGACTTCGTGGCAGTCGGCGACTCCGCGAACGACGTGGAACTGTTCGAAGCGTCCGGGCGGGCGTACGCGGTAGCGAACGCCGCCGAGGAGGCGAAAGCCGCCGCTGACGTGGTCGTCGAGGCGTCGTACGCGGACGGCTTCCTCGAGGCAGTCGAACTGGTTCTCGACCGCGACGCGTAG
- a CDS encoding DMT family permease: protein MPEPPVAVVPNPFSWLLRAIGLAIAKLGLISEQRARRTSELAWPRIVTGVARMSKSAADVAMVGVALGSTAIAGVGFAGPYWGAAFSIGGGLAAGTIALVSQRFGAEAFDELGQAIRSSVALVVVVTVPVAAIFHLYPVALISVLTDDPAAVRYGADYLRVVAFGVPFAGLNLIGSRALIGADDSWTAMVLRASGAVVNIGLNAVFIFGLDMGVVGAALGTVASNVVVVAAFAVGLTLGRLPGVGAFPVTVSPIGRYWHWGTCRDVVEIGLPVVGRNSVWTAARFPLLAFVGLFASPVVAAYIVTRRILGIMNTPGWGFGLAASSLVGQELGRNDEKTAASYGREIVVFSVATYVLFAAVVAVFARDIVVLFVESPNDPSVPIAVGMVYAAAVAVIPQGVNAASAGALDATGDTRWPFYGRVLGMFGLAIPLVYLGATTRLGILGIYLSFFAESGVPAAVNYYRFATGKWKAISRSYRPDAAADD, encoded by the coding sequence ATGCCCGAGCCACCGGTAGCCGTGGTCCCCAACCCGTTCAGCTGGCTCCTCCGTGCCATCGGTCTCGCCATCGCGAAGCTGGGGCTCATCTCCGAGCAGCGGGCGCGTCGCACCTCGGAACTCGCGTGGCCCCGCATCGTCACCGGCGTCGCCCGGATGTCGAAGAGCGCGGCCGACGTGGCGATGGTTGGCGTCGCCCTCGGCAGCACCGCCATCGCGGGCGTCGGGTTCGCCGGGCCGTACTGGGGCGCCGCGTTCAGCATCGGTGGTGGCCTCGCTGCCGGCACCATCGCGCTCGTCTCCCAGCGCTTCGGCGCCGAGGCGTTCGACGAACTCGGACAGGCCATCCGGTCGAGCGTGGCGCTCGTCGTCGTGGTGACGGTGCCAGTCGCCGCCATCTTCCACCTCTACCCCGTCGCGCTCATCTCGGTGCTGACCGACGACCCCGCGGCGGTGCGCTACGGCGCGGACTACCTCCGCGTAGTCGCGTTCGGCGTCCCGTTCGCGGGTCTCAACCTCATCGGGAGTCGCGCGCTCATCGGCGCCGACGACTCCTGGACGGCGATGGTGCTCCGCGCGAGCGGCGCGGTTGTCAACATCGGTCTCAACGCCGTGTTCATCTTCGGCCTCGACATGGGCGTCGTCGGCGCCGCGCTCGGCACCGTCGCGAGCAACGTGGTCGTCGTGGCCGCGTTCGCCGTCGGCCTGACGCTCGGGCGCCTCCCCGGCGTCGGCGCGTTCCCCGTCACCGTCTCGCCCATCGGGCGCTACTGGCACTGGGGGACCTGCCGGGACGTCGTCGAAATCGGGCTCCCGGTCGTCGGGCGGAACTCCGTCTGGACGGCGGCGCGCTTCCCGCTGCTGGCGTTCGTCGGCCTGTTCGCGTCGCCGGTGGTCGCGGCGTACATCGTCACGCGTCGCATCCTCGGCATCATGAACACCCCCGGCTGGGGGTTCGGCCTCGCGGCGTCGAGCCTCGTCGGCCAGGAACTCGGGCGCAACGACGAGAAGACGGCTGCCTCCTACGGCCGCGAGATCGTCGTCTTCTCGGTGGCGACGTACGTCCTGTTCGCGGCCGTCGTGGCCGTCTTCGCCCGTGACATCGTGGTGCTGTTCGTGGAGTCGCCGAACGACCCGAGCGTCCCGATAGCGGTCGGGATGGTGTACGCGGCGGCCGTCGCGGTGATTCCCCAGGGCGTCAACGCGGCGTCGGCGGGCGCACTCGACGCCACGGGCGACACCCGCTGGCCGTTCTACGGGCGCGTCCTCGGCATGTTCGGCCTCGCCATCCCGCTGGTCTACCTCGGCGCGACGACCCGGCTGGGCATTCTCGGCATCTACCTCTCGTTCTTCGCCGAGTCCGGCGTCCCCGCAGCGGTCAACTACTACCGCTTCGCGACCGGGAAGTGGAAGGCCATCAGCCGGAGCTACCGGCCCGACGCGGCTGCCGACGACTGA
- a CDS encoding MFS transporter translates to MRWNRRSDVYAGWVVVTGCFLGSFVVFGLSYSFGVFFEPVLDAFGAPRSTTSTAFGVQTVALYVGAVGIGALVDRFGARRMLVLGTVVLCGGLVATSRAATLPQFVVAYGVVVGGGLSVVYVVAYATPARWFDRRVGLASGLASAGLGVGMLVVSPVATELVARVGWRDALVALAAGVAVVLAAAAALVRGEPGPEEAPTAEFPNGVDRAGDTDWRTQLAEVAAVARTRTFALTFVGWMTIYGTLYVVLVNLVVFGTDVGLTRATGATALAVVGAASAAGRVAIGFFGDRLGRIRVFVGCSSAMGVSTVALAGVETAVGLWAFAVVFGLAYGGNGALLAPLTADLFGRANINSVFGLISVAFALSGILAPYLAGVGYETFATYDPVFVAAGVVAVGGALAVAVADRVSTRG, encoded by the coding sequence ATGCGATGGAACCGTCGTTCGGACGTGTACGCCGGCTGGGTCGTCGTCACCGGCTGTTTCCTCGGGTCGTTCGTCGTCTTCGGGCTCTCGTACTCTTTCGGCGTGTTCTTCGAACCGGTCCTCGACGCCTTCGGCGCGCCACGGAGCACGACGTCCACGGCCTTCGGTGTCCAGACCGTAGCCCTCTACGTCGGCGCCGTCGGCATCGGTGCGCTCGTGGACCGCTTCGGCGCCCGCCGCATGCTCGTCCTGGGTACCGTCGTCCTCTGCGGGGGGCTAGTCGCAACCAGTCGCGCCGCCACCCTCCCACAGTTCGTCGTGGCGTACGGGGTCGTCGTCGGCGGCGGTTTGAGCGTGGTCTACGTGGTGGCGTACGCGACGCCCGCCCGGTGGTTCGACCGGCGGGTCGGTCTCGCCAGCGGCCTCGCCTCGGCCGGACTCGGCGTCGGGATGCTCGTCGTCTCGCCCGTCGCGACGGAACTCGTCGCGCGTGTCGGCTGGCGGGACGCACTCGTCGCGCTCGCGGCCGGCGTCGCGGTCGTCCTCGCCGCGGCGGCGGCGCTCGTCCGCGGTGAACCCGGTCCGGAGGAGGCGCCCACGGCGGAGTTCCCGAACGGCGTCGACCGCGCCGGCGACACGGACTGGCGCACCCAGCTAGCCGAGGTCGCCGCCGTCGCACGGACGCGGACGTTCGCGCTCACGTTCGTCGGCTGGATGACCATCTACGGGACGCTGTACGTCGTGCTCGTCAACCTCGTCGTCTTCGGCACGGACGTCGGCCTGACGCGAGCGACCGGGGCCACGGCGCTCGCGGTGGTCGGCGCGGCGAGCGCGGCCGGCCGGGTCGCCATCGGCTTCTTCGGCGACCGGCTCGGCCGCATCCGCGTCTTCGTCGGTTGCTCGAGCGCGATGGGAGTCTCCACCGTCGCGCTCGCCGGCGTGGAGACTGCGGTCGGCCTCTGGGCGTTCGCGGTCGTCTTCGGGCTCGCGTACGGCGGCAACGGCGCGCTGCTCGCGCCACTCACGGCGGACCTGTTCGGTCGCGCGAACATCAACTCGGTGTTCGGGCTGATCTCGGTCGCGTTCGCGCTCAGCGGCATCCTCGCGCCGTACCTCGCTGGCGTCGGCTACGAGACGTTCGCTACCTACGACCCGGTCTTCGTCGCGGCGGGCGTGGTCGCCGTCGGGGGCGCGCTCGCAGTCGCCGTCGCGGACCGCGTCAGCACTCGCGGGTGA